The following are from one region of the Herpetosiphonaceae bacterium genome:
- the rpoD gene encoding RNA polymerase sigma factor RpoD, translating into AFQLDEEPSPQLPELTESSIDDPVRMYLQEIGQVSLLTAQQEVELAKAMEAGNHARHMLRNEMLNWEERCVAQRLVEAGNEARRHLIQANLRLVVSIAKKYTSYGLTMMDLIQEGNIGLMRAVEKFDYTKGHKFSTYATWWIRQAITRAIADQSRTIRLPVHMGEAISQVKRTSHKLQQSMQREPTPEEIADAMGITAGKVRRTLEASMHPLSLEMPVGQDGEGRMGDFIEDERLATPAEAAAQTMLREQIDEVLDKLPERERKIIQLRYGLKDGKYRTLEEVGVEFGITRERIRQIEAVALRKLRHPHLGKKLRGYLD; encoded by the coding sequence CAGCATTTCAGCTTGACGAAGAGCCCTCCCCTCAACTCCCCGAACTTACCGAATCCTCGATCGACGACCCTGTGCGGATGTATTTGCAAGAGATAGGCCAGGTTTCGCTGCTAACCGCCCAGCAGGAAGTTGAGTTGGCGAAGGCGATGGAGGCTGGAAATCATGCGCGGCACATGCTGCGTAATGAGATGCTGAATTGGGAAGAACGGTGTGTGGCCCAGCGGCTCGTTGAAGCAGGGAACGAAGCCCGTCGCCACCTGATCCAGGCCAACCTGCGGCTCGTCGTCTCGATCGCCAAGAAGTATACCTCGTACGGCTTGACGATGATGGATCTGATTCAAGAGGGCAATATCGGCCTGATGCGCGCGGTTGAGAAGTTCGACTACACCAAGGGTCATAAGTTCTCGACCTATGCAACATGGTGGATTCGCCAGGCGATCACCCGCGCGATTGCCGATCAAAGCCGCACGATTCGCCTGCCCGTGCATATGGGCGAGGCGATCTCCCAGGTGAAGCGGACATCGCACAAGCTGCAACAGTCGATGCAGCGCGAGCCGACGCCCGAAGAGATCGCCGATGCGATGGGCATTACCGCCGGCAAGGTGCGGCGGACGCTCGAAGCCTCGATGCACCCCCTCTCGCTCGAAATGCCCGTCGGCCAGGATGGCGAAGGCCGCATGGGTGACTTCATCGAAGACGAGCGGCTGGCAACACCAGCCGAGGCCGCCGCGCAGACGATGCTGCGCGAGCAGATCGATGAGGTTCTCGACAAATTACCTGAGCGCGAGCGCAAAATCATTCAACTGCGGTACGGCCTCAAAGATGGCAAATACCGAACGCTGGAAGAAGTTGGCGTGGAGTTCGGTATTACTCGTGAGCGTATCCGGCAGATCGAAGCGGTAGCGCTCCGCAAACTGCGCCACCCGCACCTGGGTAAAAAGCTGCGCGGCTACCTTGACTAG